The window gctataaagagcaacttgtgggtttggccattgtggaggattatctgatcgttgtgtttcatgactgctttactgacttagaccttttgtgtactgatttccccccgctttgaaaccagggcaaagtgtgtttcactttgtgaaagaagaaggactgtgaattgcctcacagctgcaagctaagtatcacagaactgataagggacttgtacaaattaccagtttgtttggagaccagtgctctttgctataccaaaagagagcttggtttaagtgaattttcattataaagaacattgttttgaattttcaaacgtgtgtttgtctgaaattgtatctgtgcatttttgggaggattctaccagagagctcgacagaacagcagATAGCTTTTTTTCTTATGACCAGTTATATttgcaatttatatttttatgatactttttttttaagaaaaaagatacattcctTAAATATGTTTACATGGGTGTCTGATCTGACTTTGATTCTCATTATAGGAATGCTTCAATTGTCCCTATGGCACCAAATATTTCCCAGAATATGCAGAGAAAATTCCTGGAGACAGCACGCAGCAGCTCTCCGATATCGCAAAGGAATGTGGCATATATCTCATTGGAggtaaattgttatttttaaattttacttttgTATATAAATGCAGCCCATTTATTTGACTGAATAATCATCTTTGTTTTTAACAGGTTCTATTCCAGAGGACGATTCAGGAAAATTGTATAATACATGTACAGCCTTTGGTCCTGATGGCACCATGTTAGCTAAATACAGGAAGGTAAAAAAATAATGGTTCTCGTTTGTCCCTTTTTCTTTCCGTTTGATAacattacaggtggtcctcagtttacgaccacaattgaccccaaaatttctgttgttaaaggaAGACATTGTTaagttaattttgccccattttaccaattttcttgtcacagtttttaagtgaatcactgcagttggtaacatggttgttaagtgaatccagcttttcAATTGATTTCGGTGGTCAAAACCaatctcctcccaggagattcctagagaggccccacagaggcttctccactccttttccggccctttttcctcccaggagattcctacagaggccccactttttctgattacagttttgCAGGCTCGGAtttctaagtggaaaataattcttgagaagaggcaaaaaaatcttgaacacccagttcttatctagaaaagttcataagtagaggcattcttaggtagaggcaccactgtactttattgAGATAAGCATGATTTAAATAACTTAATAGAATTCTAGAATTATTTCTTTGGTCACATTTTCCCTCCCACAGTTTAGGAATAAGTTTTATTTACTTAAAAACAACTTTTAAATACTGGAGTTTAGCTTGAGAATCTGAAACTTAGCACAGGCTCTAATTTTTATAGAAGAGCTCAAGGTCTCTCATTTCCATTTTTGTACCTGGATTTAAATTGATTGCATCTGAGTCTAGAGGCATTTGTTCCTTTCTCTTATACTGTTAATAtctcacaatttttaaaaatgatttgtatGACAGTGATAATAGTAAAGAGATTTAGGCTAAAATTTAAGCTAAAATTTAGTGAAAGTTTTGTGGACACACTTTTGTATTTACTGCAATAAATTGGacatattaaacaaaattaagaAGGGATATTGATTTCGTCTAACTTCTTCCAAGTTATGAGATTATTTACAATAGTAAAAATTGACAGGTAGTAGTATGCATATTTGTCAAAGAAGTATCAACAAAACAAGGTCATGTCGGTGCTCTACTTCTGTCACAATTATCCACTCCTTAACTATATTAACCAGCAAATTACTGTTGCAGTGAtccctatttaattatttctaggAAGAGCTGATGGAATGACCTTGTAATTTAATCAGTAGTCATACCCATTAAACAAAACTTCCACAGTGCTTCCTGAAAGTTAAATCTTTTCAAGTGATCTATACAGTATTATTTGACATGCTATTTTGGTTTGTACCATAGTTGCATTAAGACAAAGTGTAGCTGCTGTTTCCCATAAATACCCACCAAAAGTCAATATCTTGCAATTAAAAAGCATACCATTTTTCCATACTAGTGGCTTAAAGTTTATTTGAAACTATTTGATGCAAATTTAACAGAAATGTcttgatgttttttttttaactactcaCAAGAGGCTATGACAAAATGGTTGACTCTTAATGTATTAGTGTCACTCAATGTATCAGTGTCATCTTTCAGTTTAGTGATTGTTTGTTTCTTCCTGGACAATTTCTCTGAGTTTTAAGCGTAAGTTGGCAGTCTGGCATAGCAGTAGTTGGAAGGGCTCAATGCACCATAGCATTCAATGTACCATTCTGTGAATTTGTGCGGAGAATATGCAATTCAAGAATCTTTAAACAACAATTGTCTTCACTTTTAAAACAGATTCATTTGTTTGACATTGATGTGCCTGGAAAAATCCGATTTCAGGAATCAGAAACTCTGAGTCCAGGTGACAAGTTTTCTGTGTTTGATACACGTAAGTAAAGGAGCTTTTTTTTTGACAGTGCAAACTAATTCactttcagattttttaaatgtcttttcccccctaaaattaGAATTTATTCATGATCAACATTTATCCTGATGTACTTTCAGTTCCATATTtgattataaattataatcatcctatttgattatacattataattatacattataattataatgtataatataatgctctctacatggggctacctttgaaaagtgttcggaaactccagatcgtgcagaacggggccgcgagagccatcgtggggcttcccagattcgcccacgtatctacaacactccgtggcctacattggctgccgatcagtttccggtcacaattcaaagtgttggtcatgacctttaaagccttacatggcattggagcagagtacctccggaaccgcctgctaccgcacgaatcccagcggccgataaggtcccagagttggccttctctgggtcccatcgacgaaacaatgttgtctggcgggccccaggggaagagccttctctgtggcggccccggccctctggaatcaactccccctggagattagaactgctcccaccctcgtcttccgtaaacttcttaagacccacctataccgccaggcatgggggatttgagacacctttcccccaggcttattatattttgtttggtatgtatgtgctgtttggtttttaattatgatagggtttttaggtttttttttaatattagatttgtgccagcataatattgttttttatcgttgttgtgagccgccccaagtcttcggagaggggcggcatacaaatctaattattattattattattattattattattattattattattattataatcaaaTGTACTATTATAAATGTTTAACGTACCTCATAGTGCTAGAAAAGATATTCTGTGAATTTTTCTATATGTAACTACTTATTTGCTGAGTTCTTAATCCTATTTTTAGTAGAAAGGTATGACTTGATGAAATATTTAATTCCTGAGATGAAACTTGTGATTTAGAGCAAACTTGTTATATGGATATTATAAAATAGGATTCCTTTCCTCTGATATAATGGATACTTTATAcaaatttttttttagcattctAGAGACATCAATGTTGATCTGTAGTAATAAGAAATGTCTTGCATGTCTTGTTTTGATGCAGCATACTGTAAAATAGGAATTGGCATTTGTTATGACATCCGATTTCCTGAAGTAGCTCAAATCTACACCCAAAAAGGTAATATTGAGAAAATCTcttaatttagaatagaatagaattttattggccaagtgtgattggacccacaaggaatttgtcttggtgcatatgctctcagtgtacataaaataaaatatacatttgtcaagaatcatgtggtatgacacttaatgattgtcataggggtcaaataagcaatgaagaagcaatattaataaaaatcttaggatataagcaacaagttacagtcatacagtcaacatgggaggaaatgggtgataggaatgatgagaaaaactagtagaatagaagtctgacagtgttgagggaattatttgtttagtagagtgatggcgttcgggaaaaaactgttcttgtatctagttgtcttggtgtgcagtgctctgtagcgacgttttgaggataggagttgaaacaatttgtgtccaggatgtgaggggtcagtaaatatttttcccgccttttgactcgtgcagtatacaggtcctcaatggaaggcaggttggcagcaattgttttttctgcagttctgattatcctctgaagtctgtgtcggtcttgttgggttgcagcaccaaaccagacagttatagaggtgcagatgacagatcaatgattcctctgtagaactgaatcagcaactccttgggcagtttgagcttcctgagctggcgcagaaagaacattctttgttgtgcttttttgatgatgtttttgatgttaggtgaccattttaggtcttgagatatgaaattaaatacagtatatacggCTACCCATCTATTAGAGAAACCCAGAGCAGCAAATAAGGATAAAAACACAATTATCAAATCAAATAAACTTAAAGGAGACAAAGTTAAGCATCCAGTAAAAATGTATCTCATTTATCCTGGCCTGGTGCTTAGGGGGAGAAGGTAGGTCTTTATCACATTCCCGAAGACCCATAGTGTTAAGGCCATTCCAACTGTTCTGCAATTGGATAGAATTTAGAACTAGTTCTAGTAGGTTTTCTGCTTCAAAACGGCAACCATTCCACTGGCAAACCAAAGCGTCATTTCCACGCGGActaaaaaaggcttctaaaaagGAAGTCAGGTGGCAGGTAGTTATTCccatggtggtggtggtagtggtggtgatgatgatggaggaggagaattatttaaatttattggctgTACATCTCCAGTGGATACTGGATAGTGTACAAAagtaggggaaaaaaccccaaacaactaaaaatataaaatcagacAGTTCAGACTAAAATGatccaataaacaataaaaacaacagaacaaAACAGGCTTTAAACCAATAAACATCAACCCTGGGCTTGGGAGCAAGCCATAGTTTTCAATTATCAGTTTAAtttcaattagaaacatagaagactgagggcagaaaaagacctcatggtccacctagtctgcccttatactatttcctgtattttatcttacaatggatatatgtttatcccaggcatgtttaaattcagttactgtggatttaccaaccacgtctgctggaagtttgttccaaggatctactactctttcagtaaaataatattttctcatgttgcctttgatcattcccccaactaacttcagattgtgtccccttgttcttgtgttcactttcctattaaaaacacttccctcctgaaccctatttaaccctttaacatatttaaatgtttcgatcatgtccccccttttccttctgtcctccagactatacagattgagttcattaagtctttcctgatacgttttatgcttaagaccttccaccattcttgtagcccgtctttggacccattcaattttgtcaatatctttttgtaggtgaggtctccagaactgaacacagtactccaaatgtggtctcaccagcgctctatataaggggatcacaatcttcctcttcctgcttgttatacctctagctatgcagccaagcatcctacttgcttttcctaccacccgaccacactgctcacccattttgagactgtcagaaatcactacccctaaatccttctcttctgaagtttttgctaacacagaactgccaatgcaatactcagattgaggattccttttccccaagtgcattattttacatttggaaacattaaactgcagtttccattgctttggataatttttccaaaattatcaGTTTGCAATTCTAATCAGGCAGGTTTTAATGCAAACTGACCTTAAAATTATACTTTCAAATATATTTCAGACTCACCAATGAAAACAAATAGATTGATTAAAGTGTCTCAAATCAATAGTGATAATTTTCTATTACCTATGTTGTATCTTTCTCATCATATTGTTATCCTGTCTTCCTTTTGAACTAAGGTTGCAAACTCCTAGTATATCCTGGTGCTTTTAACTTGACGACTGGGCCAGCTCATTGGGAACTGCTGCAGAGAGGCCGGTAGGAATCAATGTATTTGTGCCTACCTTCATTCCTACATTTATTACATTGAAATGTAGTAGTATAACCTTTGGTTattgtatttaacttttttaaaaatttaaattcaaACTATGTTATTTCATTTGGTGATATTTTAGATACTTTTGATCTAACATAGTGCTTGCGATTTAATTTTATTGAACTAAAAAAACTCCAACGGTTTCACTATTTAAGAAATCAAGTGCCCCATTTTAAATTCCACCTGAACAATTGGCTGatactcttcctttccctttttggcAGAGCTGTGGATAACCAGGTCTACGTAGCAACTGCCTCTCCTGCTAGAGATGAGACAGCATCTTATGTGGCTTGGGGACATAGTACAGTAGTAAATCCATGGTAAGTAAGAAAACAAACTTCTTCCATTAATATATCACAACCAACAAGATAAAATTGCCAAATTAAAATGTACAGTAACTTTAAGTAGCAATTACCCtcataatatacagtgttccctcgatttccgcaggggatgtgttccgagaccgcccgcaaaagtcaaatttccacgaagtagagatgcggaagtaaatacaccatttttggctatggacagtatcaccagccttcctgtaacactttaaacccctaaattacgatttcccattcccttaacaaccatttactcactattattactggtactactcaccattgaataaggcacttagtgatcctgatatttataaacataattatttattaacaattttttttttatttatttggaaaaattattagtttggcgatgacgtatgacatcatcagatgggaaaaaccgtggtataggaaaaaaaccgcgaagtattttttaattaatattttttgaaaaaccgtggtataagctattcgcgaagttcgaacccgcgaaaatcgagagaacactgtatacctAAACCTGTCAGAAAGAATGTTCAGCATTATCTCTATGGCAGCTTGGTAGAAAATTTTGTATCTCTGCCCTTTGTCATTAAAAATGTCCTCCTTCCATTTTGTCTGAATTCACAGAGAACCCTGCCAGAGGATAATTTTTActtcaaatgtatttttaatgacATGGCTGGCAACAGTTTTAGGAATTCTATTctctttttaatcattttaaaatcccttgcttgaaatatttttcatactatttttaactaggtttttttgaaaaagaaaaaaaatgattataaaaCCTTTGATGAAAGTATCAATTTTGTATCATTACTTTTAGTAATAGTGTTctctcaatttttgcgggttcgaacttcgcgaaaagtctatatcatggtttttcaaaaatattaattaaaaaatacttcgcagtttcccccctataccacgtttttttctgttcgatgacgtcatatgtcatcgccaaacattcatccacctttaataaatatttttttaaataaactttaataaataaacatggtaataatctaaatggttgctaagggaatggaaaattgcaatttaggggtttaaagtgttaagagaaggcttgtgatactgttcatagccaaaaatagtgtatttacttccgcatctctacttcgcggaaatttgactttcgcgggcagtcttggaacgcatcccccgcgaaaagtgagggaacattgTATCTTCCAACAGTACAGGAAAAAAGGGAAATGCGTGTGAGAAAGATATGGCAATGcatttcaatatccaacctacattacttcagaacTTACTGCTTTATAATCTTCTGTGCTATAAGAAAGTTTAAAATACAAGAAGTTTAAAATACATAAACAGGTTacattttacatattataaagttttTATCTTGTCTAAGCTGAATCTTGGCATACTTGTGTTACCTTTGAAattctaatacagtaatacctcatcttacgaacttaattggttccaggacgaggttcgtaaggtgaaaagttcgtaagatgaaacaatgtttcccataggaatcaatggaaaagccaataatgcgtgcaagccgattaggaaaatccaaaacattaaggcttaaaaaaaaaaaagctgccggcagacgaagctgaggcgaacggagtggggggagggaaacccatggagatccagaggggagaatggtgcaagacagggtggggaaaaacgggaggaacccatggagatccagatggaaaaaggggcaggacagggtggggaaaaacgggaggaacccatggagatccagaggggagaatggtgcaggacagggtggggaaaaatgggaggaaccatttttcgtaagaagaggcaaaaaaattccgaaccctgggttcgtatcttgaaaagttcgtatgacgaggggttcgtatcatgaggtaccactgtaattgctctttttttaatgtgatttctttttttagCTGGAAAGCAAAGATCAATACACTATAAGCCTTGAGATGATAGGTTCATTCCAGTCCCTTTCTTCTTTGAAACAGTGCAAAATAGACACAGCCTTTAGATACCTCATAGAAAGCTGAGGCTTATATATCCAGAGCTTGAAGTTGCGTAGTCTACAAAGATAATAACAAATGTGGAACACATGCACACATTCCTGATCTGTAATATTGATTACTTTAGATCAATCTTCATTAATTCCTGACCAACATTTGGAAGGAGTTATTTCAGCACATCACATTTCTATCAGGACAGGAAGCATTGTCTTAAAATGAAGTACATTGTGGTTGTCTTTATCTTGAACAAGAAAGGAAGAATTGTGTAGGACTTGAAAACACGTTGTTTTTTCATTTTCCAAATTTCTGTATTGCCTTTGAAAAAATGTGTTAAATTCTGTTCAAAAGCAACTGAGGAGGaagtgatttttgccaatttctgcTCCTTGAATAATGTGTGTTCCCTATTTTTCGATCTCCATTCATGAGAACATAAAAAGTACGGAAGAAGTACATTTCTAGAACAGTTCTAGGAGATGGCCCTTGAAGACCACCAGGAGAATAAGAAATCACACTATGGCAATACGatttattaaacttttttttcctttctagggGAGAGGTTATAGCCAAAGCTAGCACTGATGAAACAATTGTCTATGCAGAAATAGGTGAGCTGATAGGACTAATTTAAATCTTATAGAAGTTCTTGTAAATTAGCTTAAATTGTTCTGTCTGTTTTCTGGCTATATTGATAATATTCTGAAAGTTTATAAGATTGAAATCATTTAAGAACTTTTCATCTATAAGAGATGCAGCAATTATAATAGTTCAATGTTGATacaagacagtgatggtgaacctatggcacgggtgccacaggtggcatacggaaCCATGtgctggcacgcgagcttttgccctagttcagttctagtgtgcatgtgtgtgccggccagtggatttttggctcacatagaggctttggagggcatttttggcttacagagagcctccgAGAGGATGGGGGAGTTTTTATCCTCCAccagctccatggaagcctttggagcctggagagggcaaaacacaagcctgctgggcccaccagaagttgggaaacagggtgcttccagagggcctctggaaggggaaagctgtttttgccctcccccggcattgaattatgagtgtgggcactcgggcatgcgtGATAGAGCAAGcccacacgctctttcagcacccgaggaaaaaaagatttgccatcactgatataagatTTGCCTTATGAAAatgcaaatatacagtattaaatACCAAGTCAATGCATTGCTTCAGATTTGGTTGAATAAGAAATTGCTGAAATAGAATGCAGCTCTTTTTGGTAATTCATTACAGCATGCATCGTTTTCTAGGGTcctagggctgtgatggtgaacctatagcacatgtaccataggtggtgcacgaagccatatctgagggcatgtgaggctttGTCCTGTCAATTCCAGCCCACATGTGTatactggccagctggttttcagccttCCGGAGGATGGGGGGAAGCCTGTTTTCGTTCTCTCCAGCCTTCAGGAAAGCATCTGGAGCCTGTGGCTGGCGAGAaacaggcccaatgggcctactggaagttcatttgagtaggcccgttgggcctggaggcttttctgaagcctgggagggtgaaaaactgcccaacgggccaacagaagtccagaggttttAATGAGGCCTGCGCGCATGCAATGGGGGAAGCGCGGGGTggctgggttatttatttatttgatttgtatgccgccccactcgttgtccatgcatgtgcagggagagggcattgcattatgggtgtgggcacacacatgcgtgcccttttggcccctgagcaaaaaaaaaaaggttagccatcactgtcgtAGGGGATGGCTTTTATTTTGACCACACAATACAGGAAATATACAGATGCTTTCATTAGTGGTTGGTAGGAAATATGTTCAAGCTATGTGCTGCATAATCATATCGGTATGGAAGGAAACAGAATTAGGATTAAtatggctttattttttttatacagACTTAAAGAAGGCTGAAGAAATCCGTGAACAAATCCCCATTCTTTCCCAGAAACGATCTGATCTTTACGCTGTTGAAGCAAAAATTGTGTGATTCTAATTTGGACTGGCGCACATTTTCTAATAGCTATTACTAGCTAATTCACTAATGAATAGTAAATCAAGTTTACTGATGATTAAAATCTCCATATAATGGCAAAAGTTTAagcttaattattttttaaatctgtaTAGACTTTGgacattttgtattgtattagaaACTTTTCTGATacttatacatataaaaatatttttatgaaaatGGAATAATCAGTCATATCAACAAATGCTCAATTTTGGACAATAGATTTTAACCAAAATAATATTCAATAAAAGCAGAAAATTTCCATTTTTGTTAATTGACCTAAATTGGCGACTTCTGAAAAAGtatacttttaaaatatgtttgctggattttatgaaaaataatcagGGGAGATTAAATTAGCTAAACTTCCCAAACAATATTTTGAA of the Erythrolamprus reginae isolate rEryReg1 chromosome 4, rEryReg1.hap1, whole genome shotgun sequence genome contains:
- the NIT2 gene encoding omega-amidase NIT2 yields the protein MQLVKGVMANFRLALIQLHVSAVKTDNLNRACRLVRTAAGQGAKIVILPECFNCPYGTKYFPEYAEKIPGDSTQQLSDIAKECGIYLIGGSIPEDDSGKLYNTCTAFGPDGTMLAKYRKIHLFDIDVPGKIRFQESETLSPGDKFSVFDTPYCKIGIGICYDIRFPEVAQIYTQKGCKLLVYPGAFNLTTGPAHWELLQRGRAVDNQVYVATASPARDETASYVAWGHSTVVNPWGEVIAKASTDETIVYAEIDLKKAEEIREQIPILSQKRSDLYAVEAKIV